ATTGAGGCACAAGAATTTGGTACAACTCCTTGGTTTGTGCCATGGAAAAAATGATCTCCTTCTTGTATATGAATTCATGCCAAATGGAAGCTTAGATTTCCATTTATATGGTGGGAAATACTTCTTGACATGGCCGGTAAGGTATAAACATAGCTCTAGGCTTGGCTTCAGCATTCTTATACCTGCAAGAAGACTGGGAACAATGCAAATGTGTTCCTCATAGGGACATCAAATCAAGCAACATTATGCTGGATGCAAGTTTCAATGCTAAGCTTGGTGATTTTGGTTTAGCTAGGTCACAAACCACCTTAAAGTAGCAGACCCAAAGCTATGTGGAGCATTTGATGCGGAGCAAATGGAAAGGTTAATTAGTGATTATTGGCCTTTGGTGTGCTCATCCAAATTACAGATTCAGGCCTTCTGTAATGCAAGTGTTCCAAATGCTTAAGTTTGAAGCTGAATTGCTAATTCTGCCAGTGGATGCCTTTGACAAACTACTAGCTATCCTTTAACACTAAAAGCAAATTTTTCAACAGTTTCAAACAGTGTATTTAAGTAGTAATTTTTGTAGTAGCAAACTATAGAAAAGTATTGTGCTGACCATTTTACATTGGAAAAAATTTAGATGcaattgtttttgttgttttctaattaaaaCTGGACTTTTATCTCAATAATCTGTTCAATAAAACTTTAcattaaacataaatataagttattaagatgaaattctaattttaattgtagAATAACGTAAAAAACACTTACAGGGGCAGTCACaccttctcaatttttttttttttgttgaggaAACACATCttctcaaatttaatttaaaaaacactggaaaaaaacaaacaagaaaaagggtgTTATCACATCATGATGAGCTCGAGCAGTTCGTATGACATAGAAGTGGAGTTAACAAAGTATCATGACTTGAGTTTTTATTCAtcacactctttttttttatatttggacttaattaaatatacggataatattatgaattttattttattaaaattattaaatcttgctgtagaaaaaattaatttgcagAAATAAATCTTTACAGTTTGAATAGTTAGTATtaaattgttttcaattttgactcAATATGATGTGATAAAACCATTTTGATAGTGTGCGTGGCTCTCTAATAAGTGGAGAGGGGTTTGGTGAAATACGGGGTAGGAGGAGGGGATAGAGAAGCGAAAGAAACCAAaccacaataaaatatataaaagccCCTTTGATAGAACAGTGATACATACATTTGCCTTTTCTTTCTTACTCATCACGTTCGTTTCGTGGATCCTTACTCATCACAAGTGTGAGGTGACTCTGAATCTCTTATTAACGAAATATTACTATTTACAAAGCTGTTTTGTTATATCTTCAAGTTCTCGTTCGTTTTGGCCATCTCTGTTTAGGATTAGGATTTCGTATTTTCATAATTCATCCTATAAAGTTCCTGTGTTGATAGATCTTTAGGCGATCTGCTTAATTTAgttaatgaatttatatatgATTCTTAGGCTGCTTCTTATATCCGTTAAAGTCAACTCAgcctgtgtgagttttggtCTTAGCACTTGCAatcatgaaattaattatttcatcttACTAGGGTCTTGGGGCAACATTTTTCGTATAATTACTAGCATCAAACcaatttttctaacttttttcaaTCTCTATCCCTGACTTCTttgatttattagaaattaaatgaGGATAATAAGCTTTAAATTCTTGCTAAACTCCCTTTGTGTTAGTTTCATGAAAAGTAAGCTAATAGTTAATCGCATTATGGTGGAGTAGAAAAATTATGAGTTCCAAAGGTGTTGGTGAAGATTGCCTGGGATGGGCAGCAAGAGATGCATCCGGAGTTCTATCACCTTACAAATTCAGTCGCAGGTATATATGTATCTCTCTTATTCCACTTTATATAATGGAGTATGGACTAATGGAGTGTCCATTTTCTGTAAATCACCATATTCTTTTTTCATGGCAACACAACTTCCAAAAGTTACTAGTTATTGCAGTTCCTGGTTGGATGCTACATTCgtgtatatatttttgtttcattttttgtctTGTCTTGGGATAAAACTTGACTTTCTGACCTTTTTCCTCCCCCTTTTAAATGTCTTGAAAATATGATAATGATGATTGCTCAGGACTCTTGGGAACGAAGATGTTCATATTAAAATTACGCACTGTGGTGTTTGCTTCGCTGATGTAGTTTGGACAAGGAATAAACATGGTGACTCAAAGTATCCTGTCGTGCCTGGGTATTAGGCCTTATTTTTCTGTATGGATGATAAATTGAGAATCCTGTATACTTAAGCTAATCGGGCCATGGTTCCTTTTTCATATCAGTCATGAGATTGCTGGGATTGTGACAAAGGTTGGCGCCAATGTCCACCATTTTAAGGTTGGCGACCATGTTGGAGTGGGGACTTATATAAACTCATGTAGGGATTGTGAGTATTGTAATGATGGACAAGAAGTTCATTGTACCAAGGGATCTGTATACACTTTTAATGGTGTTGATTTTGATGGTACAATTACAAAAGGAGGATACTCCAGTTACATAGTAGTCCATGAGAGGTAAACTTAAAAGACGGCTAGATGCTAATAACAAGTTTTATGAGGTCTTCTCTTCCTGAATTTTATCATAAGCTCtaaaagtaagttttatttcatACTAATCACAGGTTATAGCTCCTGTTCATATCATTTTTAGTTTTGCATCTGCAGGTACTGCTTCATGATACCAAAAAGCTATCCATTGGCTTCCGCAGCTCCTTTGCTTTGTGCTGGAATTACTGTTTATTCACCGATGGTCCGCCACAAGATGAATCAACCTGGTAAATCTCTAGGAGTGATTGGTCTTGGTGGCCTCGGTCATATGGCGGTGAAATTTGGAAAGGCATTTGGTTTGAGTGTAACGGTTTTTAGCACTAGTATATCCAAGAAAGAGGAGGCACTGAGCCTGCTTGGCGCAGACAAATTTGTTGTTTCATCTAATCAAGAGGAAATGACGGTAAGCATAACATGAAGCATCTACTACATAACATTTTCTTTAGACCATGAAGAAAACACTAATGATGACAGACTCATGCTTCTTTGTTCTGAAAACTAATTGTGATTCCCATACAGGCGTTGGCTAAATCGTTGGACTTTATAATCGACACAGCATCTGGTGATCACTCGTTTGATCCTTACATGTCACTGCTGAAGACATATGGTGTTTTTGTCCTAGTTGGTTTCCCTAGTCAAGTCAAATTTATCCCTGCAAGCCTTAATATAGGTATGTTGCCTTTGAAGTATAGAAAGCTTGTTGGAATGGCCAGTTTTCATTCGTGTAATTCAATTCGTTGAAGCAGTGGAACTGTAAATATTCATCTTCTGTACGACAGGATCAAAGACTGTTGCCGGAAGTGTTACAGGTGGTACAAAAGATATACAGGAGATGATTGGCTTCTGTGCTGCAAACGAGATTCACCCAAATATAGAGGTGATTCCAATCGAGTATGCCAATGAAGCTCTTGAGAGGCTCATAAATAGGGACGTCAAGTACCGGTTTGTAATAGATGTTGAGAATTCCCTGAAAGAAAAATGAGTTGTTGCCTCCCAAATTGGACATTATTGGACTTCACCTTGTTCGATAAATAATGATGGTCGGAGTTCGTAATTTACTTACATAGAGttgatttgaattttctttaattattttgtgaaCTAATATTATGTGATTATAAGAATATTttggatttttaaataataataattatggaAATTAATAtggtgttattttaattttaataatagatGTTGTAAGTAGTTTGCTTCTAAAGTGTAAAAATTCAATCAAGATTGGAATGCatgataagtttattgattttgtaattattattttataagttttatttatcatgatttttcatTAGAGATATAAAGTTTGTCTAATAGTTGAAAAAGAGGGAAGAGAGAGGAAAATGTTGTGGGTTCAAATTCATCATTTGAcatctttaataaaattaataaaataatatttatccataaaaaatcatgatttttttattattggttgacaattgatttttttttaccatgaaaatgtataaattttaaactCTAACGCATATTTGTTATTGGATTTTTAATGTGGATAACCGTTGATGGGTTGGTTTATGCCCTTATGTAGTCTAACTACAAAAGTTGTTAGGATTGTGAAATGAGTTTGGCTGAAGAAGCAACCCGTTTAAACTGATTGGATTTTCAACTCACCAATCTATTTTAACTCCTCTACTTAATCCTTCAAGAAAACTAAACTAGACAAGACAAGTCAACCACCAaccttttttaagtaaaaatgttaatatttttaatttaaaagataattaatattgatttatttatttttatttactttagtTTTGTTAAGTtactattttgtttgtttgctgacaaaaaaaactattttatttatttaatattttagtttttcggGCAGTGAATTATTATTTCATTGGTTCttcttctataaaataaaatatacctaAGACACCCAACAacaattttagattaaaattaagtttgtaACTAGAATTTGCAAAAGCGTTTCCAGACTTGTCTCATCACAATTGaattttcaagtaaaattttactctcaaacatacttttaagaaataactaaatatgatttcaaacattttattttcaaacataCTTTTAGATCCTTTTGAAAATCCAAACAtacttttaaaaagaaatttgtgGAGGGCAAGACTCCACACCACAACAAAGTCGATATCAGGAGAGGAACTTTGTTTGGCTTGCCAAGAGGCCAAGACAATTCGACAATAGGCAaacgagaagaagaaaaaaaaacgttgATGTCATGGATGAGCACTGAGAAGTGTTATTAGTGCTGTCATGGATGATCACTGAGAAGTTTCATTTGACATAGGAAGCGCAACTTGACTTGACACGTTTTGCTTTTGCTAATTGCTAATTAGTGTGGTTGTTAATTAAGGATATCATCATATGAATACTTTAGAAATGAACTGCACTAGGTGCAGTTTGGATCCAATGACTTTCACTAACACCTAACGACCATTCAGTTTAAAAAGCAACGGCAAAAGATCTCGTagcatattctttaaaattatgttgacTATCTCAAAGTCACAATATCATCGTGATTTTTTTCAAAGTAACTATATGCAGCTTTATATTCAACGTTGCAGCTTTATATTCAACGtgattttataattgattttgactCATCTCCCCGTTATTTCAAACATACAATCAATCCAGCTCCTAAACTATAGGAAAAACCCCTATATATAAAAGGGACATATACATTCACTTTTTGTTTCGTATTAGATgataatttttcctttgaatAAATCATGAATTTCATAGGGGACTTATTATCTAAGTGATCTTTGTAAAACTATTTAGCTAATTTACAAAGTATTGGACATTCACCACCCtctaaataaatgtattttagtAAAGTTTT
The nucleotide sequence above comes from Glycine soja cultivar W05 chromosome 11, ASM419377v2, whole genome shotgun sequence. Encoded proteins:
- the LOC114373878 gene encoding probable cinnamyl alcohol dehydrogenase 1; this encodes MSSKGVGEDCLGWAARDASGVLSPYKFSRRTLGNEDVHIKITHCGVCFADVVWTRNKHGDSKYPVVPGHEIAGIVTKVGANVHHFKVGDHVGVGTYINSCRDCEYCNDGQEVHCTKGSVYTFNGVDFDGTITKGGYSSYIVVHERYCFMIPKSYPLASAAPLLCAGITVYSPMVRHKMNQPGKSLGVIGLGGLGHMAVKFGKAFGLSVTVFSTSISKKEEALSLLGADKFVVSSNQEEMTALAKSLDFIIDTASGDHSFDPYMSLLKTYGVFVLVGFPSQVKFIPASLNIGSKTVAGSVTGGTKDIQEMIGFCAANEIHPNIEVIPIEYANEALERLINRDVKYRFVIDVENSLKEK